The Akkermansia muciniphila genome includes the window GGGCGGATGGCGCCGGCTTCCCGGAAAGGCGCTGGAGGCGGGGCGGGGAACGACCCATAATGGGGTTGATTTTCCGGGACGGTGACGTATATTCGGGCCGTTATCGGCTGCGTCCTCCGGAAAGGAAGGAGAGAGCCTTTCCGGATCAATGGATCAAGCTGGTTTTCATAGGTAGTAAGTTGGAGCGGCCACGGGAGTAATCCTGTGGCCGCTCTGCCTTGTTCAGGATATCGCCCCGCCGTGAAGAAACAAAAATGCCCTCCTTGCCTGCTTTGGGCTTTACCGCGCGCCGCTGAAAGCGTATGTAGTCCGTGCCGATCAGGTTCGGGTGGCCGCTGTTCCGGTCTTCGGGCCGGGATAGAGGAAAGTCCGGACATCACAAGGCAGCGTGTCCCGTGAAAGCGGGAGACGGGAACCTCCCAAGGGTTCCCGGACGGAAAGTGCCACAGAAAACAAACCGCCCGGACGGGGTTCATCCCCGTTCAGGCAAGGGTGAAAAGGGGAGGTAAGAGCTCACCGCTCCGAGGGCGACCAAGGAGGCATGGTAAACCCCGCGCGATGCAAGACAAACAGGGGAAGGGTTGCCTGCCCGCCGGATCCCCGGGTATTAGTCGCACCCGTTCCGTAAGACGAACGGGCGCGCGGAATGCTTCACCGCAGTCCGCGTGAGAAAAATGGCCACACAGCCGGCCCTGCGCCGGCGGACAAAATCTGGCTTACAGAACCTGATCGGCATCTGTCTTTTTTGCCCTGCGGCTTTCCGCCGCCTTTTCCGGGAAGGGAAACCTCCGGGAAATTGTCCGGTTCCGGGGGCTCTTTGGGGTTGCATGGACGTCTCAAATGTGTAGAATCCGTCACCTAATTGCCACCCACTATGGAGAAGCTTGTTGTACACGGAGGTTTTACGCTGAGGGGAGCCGTCAATATCAGCGGGTCCAAAAATGCGTCCCTGCCCATTCTGGCCGCGTCCCTGCTGACGGATGAGCCTGTGGTGGTGCGCCGTGTGCCGGATGTTTCCGATACCAATTTCATGGTGCAGATCATGGGCCAGCTTGGCGCTTCCGTGGAGAGGTCCAGCGGCAACGTGCGCGTGGAAGCCAGGAACCTGCACTCGGAAGCCACCTATGAACAGGTGCGCAAGATGCGCGCCTCCATCTGCCTGATGGGCCCCCTGATGGCCCGCATGCAACGGTGCGTGATTCCCTTGCCGGGCGGCTGCGTCATCGGTGACCGTCCCGTGGACCTGCACATCAGGGCCATCCAGGCGCTGGGCGCCCGGGTGCAGATTGAACGCGGCAACCTGATTATTGAGGCCCCCGGGGGCCTGAAGGGCGCCACGGTGGATTTGAGCGGGGATCACGGCCCTACCGTCCTGGGAACGGACAACCTGATGATGGCCGCCGTGCTGGCGGAAGGCACCACCGTCATTGAATCCGCCGCCTCCGAGCCGGAAGTGGTGGACCTGGCCAACTTCCTGATCAAGCTGGGCGCCAATATCCAGGGCGCCGGAACGCGCCGCATCGTCATTGAAGGGGTTGAAAAACTCCGCGGCTGCAACCACACCGTCATTCCGGACCGCATTGAAGCAGGCACCTTCATGGTGGCCGCCGCCATGATGGGGGACGGCGTGACCCTGAGGCGCGTCTGTGAAGAGCACATGGCCGTGGTGACGGACCTGCTCCGGAAATGCGGCCACCACGTGGAATTCAACGAACGCGGGGACACCGTCACCATCATTGCCGGGAATACCCCCAAATGCGGGGAAATCAAAACAGCTCCCTATCCCGGCTATCCCACGGACATGCAGGCCCAGATGACCGCCCTCTTCGCCACCACGCCAGGCATCTCCGTGGTGAAGGACACCATCTTCCCGCAGCGCTTCATGCACTGCTCCGAGCTCAAGCGCATGGGCGCGAACATCAAGGTGGACAACGGCACCGCCGTCATCTCCGGTGTGGAAACCCTGAGCGGCGCCCCCGTCATGGCGTCCGACCTGCGCGCGTCCGCCGCGCTGGTGCTGGCGGCCTTGAAAGCTGAAGGCACCACGGAAATACACCGTTTGTACCACATTGACCGCGGCTATGAAATGATTGATGAAAAGCTCCTGGCCATCGGCGCTGCCGTGGAAAGGCAGCCGGATGACGACAATTAACGCCGTTTTGGGCTTGTGTACCGCATTTTTTCTTTACTGCCAGGATTCCGTATGCTATTCACCGAAGTCCTATGAACAAGGCTCAACTGATCGAATTGATTCAAAACAAGCTGGGTGCCGATACCACCAAGAAACACGCTGAAGAAGCTCTGGCCGCTGTGCTGGAATCCATCAAGGAAGGCGTGCAGGAATCCGGCAAGGTGCAGATCATCGGCTTTGGTACGTTCGCTACCAAGACCCGTGAAGCCCGTACCGGCCGCAACCCGAAGACCGGCAAGGCGATCAATATTCCCGCTTCCAAGACGGTTGCTTTCAAGGCCTCTTCCGCTCTGAAGGACTAAGAAGGCAGCTGCTTCTAAAAAGAGCACTTTTCTTTCAGCACCCCGTCCTCCGCGGACCGGGGTGTTTTTTATGTCCCGCTGGGGCTGTCCACGGCTTGACCGGATGGGGTCCGCCGTCTAGAATGCCGCCATGTCCAGCAGTTTTGGTCAGGTGTTCAGAATCTCCACCTGGGGTGAATCCCATGGAGCCGGGGTGGGTGTGGTGATTGACGGCTGTCCGTCCCTTGTCCCGGTGACGGAAGAAGTCATTCAGCGGGAGCTGGACCGGCGCAGGCCGGGGCAGAGCGACATCGTGACCCCACGCAAGGAGGAAGACTGCGCGGAAATCCTCTCCGGCGTGCTGGACGGCAAAACCCTGGGAACGCCCATCGCCATCAGCGTGCGGAACAAGGACCACCGTTCCTCCGCCTATGATGAAATGGCCCATACGTACCGCCCCTCCCATGCGGACTACACGTATGACACCAAATATGGCATCCGCGCCTGGGCGGGCGGGGGCAGGGCCTCCGCGCGGGAAACCATCGGCCGCGTGGCCGCCGGGGCCGTGGCCAGGGCCGTGCTGAAGCAGGCCTTTCCGGACATGGACGTCCTTGCCTGGGTGGACCGGGTGCACCATGTGAAAGCCTCCGTGGACTGGGAAGCCGTCACGGCCTCCGTCATTGAAAGCAACATCGTCCGCACGGCGGACCCCTCCGTGGTGGAAGCCATGATCGCCGCCATCAAGGAGGCGAGGGACTCCGGCAACTCCCTGGGCGGCGTGGTCAAGTGCGTGGTGCGCGGCTGTCCTCCCGGACTGGGGGACCCCGTCTTTGACAAGCTGGACGCCACGCTGGCCCATGCCATGATGAGCATTCCCGCCACCAAGGCCTTTGCCGTGGGCTCCGGCTTTGAGGCGGCGGACATGACCGGGCTGGAACACAACGATCCTTTTTACATGCGGGACGGCCATGTGCACACCGTCACCAACCACTCCGGCGGCATCCAGGGCGGCATCTCCAACGGGGAGGACATCCTGATGCGCATTGGCTTCAAGCCCACCGCCACCCTGATGATTGACCAGCAGACGGTCAACCAGGCAGGGGAGGACGCCCGGCTCAAGGGCAGGGGACGGCATGACGCCTGCGTGCTGCCGCGCGCCGTGCCCATTGTGGAGGCCATGGCCTGGCTCTGCCTGTGCGACCACTACCTGCGCCAGCGCTGCCAGCGGGCGCTGTAACAACCGGTTCCGCGGCTTCTTTCCCGTCATTCATGGACTCCTCCCTCACATTCTACCTGGTATTGGGCGCGCTGCTGGTCGGCTTCATCGTGCTCGGCATGCTGAAAGGGATGATCAAGATGCTCCTGTTCGGCGCGGCGGTGCTCTCCGCCGTGGCGGCTTACTTCTGGCTGTCCAAATACGGCTTTACCTACCTCTCCTTCATCACCAGCGATCCGCGGGAATGGATGGTCACCGTGCTGTCCGTCGGGGGGGCGGCTGCGGTCTTCTTCATCTTCATGCACGGCCTCTTCTGGTTCAGCGACGTCTTCTCCTGGGGGCGGCGCATGGGCTTCGGCGGGGCCAAGGGCATCGTCACCACCATCCTGATGGCGGCGGTTGTCTGCTGGGTGGGCGTCATGTGCATCTTCTACTACGGCTCCATGGCGGAAATGAAGCGCGTCCGTGAACTGGCCCTGTACCATATGGACCCCAGCCGCACCATCTCCCTGCCTACCATTTATTCCGTCAAGAAGTCCATCACGGACAACCCCCATCTGAAATGGCTGGTGACTATCTCACCGGAGCACGATCCGGAACGCCTCTCCCTGGCAAAAATGATTGCCTACCTGGTGACGCTCAGCCCGGAACTCTCCGACCAGCGCCGCACCCAGCTGGACTGCTACATGCCCCGCTCCCGCATCACCAGCCGCGTGCTGAGCCTGAAAAGCCTGAGTGAAGACCCCGCCATCCGCCTGCTGGTGGAGAAGGGGGACATGCAGGGCCTTTACAACGACGTCAAGCTCACCCGCTTCCTGGAAGATCAGGACGTGCGCTCCGTCCTGTCCCAGTTGGACGTGGACCGCGTGCTTGGCTTCGTCACGGAAACCCGCCAGACGGCTCCCGCCGGGAATGAATACATTCCCGAAGCCACGCCGATTGAGGAATAAGCGGGGATTCTTCTCTCCCCTGAATTGTTTTCATTCCTATTTATCCGCTTTTCAAAGGCTTTCCTGTTGGGTAGTATTGGATACATTCAAGATTGATTTGGCATGGATGAAGAAAAATGGAAGGAAGAATTGGAGAAATGGGAGCATGAGATTGCTCTTAATCCTGAAAATGCTGAGGCTTACTCCAAAAGAGGAACTGTATTGTTTGTTCTAGGGAGGAAGAAGGAAGCACTGGACAGCTACAACAGGGCTCTGGAGATCAACCCTGAGTATGAGAAGGCCTGGAATAATAAAGGTGTTTTATTAGGCTATTGCGGAAGAAAAAAAGAAGCTTTAGACTGCTACATTAAAGCTCTCCAGATTAATGCCAATCATGAAAAAATTAGGCGAAATCGTAGAGTTTTAATAGGAAGCGATGAATTTTGGGACAGCTTGTCCGGGGATAGCCTCCCGGATTTATGGAGTGGGGACGAAGACTTCAATATTTTGGCAAGCAGGGAAAAATTGAAAGACTGCTCTGGGAAGGATTTGCAGAGTATCCGTCATCTATGGGTAGAGCAATATCGGTTACTGCATCTGCTTAGTGCTGATCTTGATCAGGTCGGGCATTATACTTCCACGAACGTCTTTGAAACCTTGCTTCAGGAACAAGAGGAAACAAAGGGTAAAGCAACGCCCTTGCTGTTATGCAGTCTGGCGGCAGCCAACGACCCTACGGAGGGGACCGTATTCCAGTCCTTGCTGGGGGTAGACTGCATGCCTTTCCAAAGAATCCACAGTAATCTTGCCGTATTGCAAACCTCTTTTTCCTCTTCCATTGGTTCCTTGAACCAGTTCCGTCTTTATGGAAAGAACAACGGAGAGGAAGGAACGGGGCTTTGCCTGGTATTTAACCGGTCTTTTTTTGCCGGGCCCGGAGAAACATCCATGGTTGCCGTGAAGAGGGATCAGGAACAATCCTCCGAGGAAGAGGGAGCAGCATGCCGCAAGCTGCCGCTTTATTGGGTGCTGTATTATGACCGTGATTCCGAACATGTTTATTATACTCCCGCATGTATCGAATACAGCTTGAATAAAGAATTTAAGATGAAAAAAAATTCTGTGAAAAAAACTGACTTGAAGAAAGTTGAGGACATTGGAAAATCGTTGAAGAGGATCCGGGATCATTTTAAGGCAATTAGCAAAGAATATCAGCAGACTGCCCTGGAAATGCTTATTTACCTGAGGCATCTGGTGAAGGATGCCGCCTTCAAGGACGAAAAAGAGTTAAGAATTCTGTCTTTGCATCCCTACAATGACCATGATTCGTCCCTCAAGGTATTGCCGGGCAAAAACTGCCTGTCGGTCGACTATTTGTCAGTCATTCATGAGGAGGAGGAATATCTGGAGAAGGTGATTGCCGGACCTAAATTGAGGGATTTTCCCAACCTGGTGGATGTGGCCAAATTCAGGCTTCATCGTTTGGGAGGAAAGAAGGAAGTGGAATTTTGCCAGTCGCAGGCGCCTTTAAGTTGAATTTGGGGAGTTGGGAGAAAAGTCTTCGCTACAACTTTGGCGCGGCAAGAGGAATCCGTCTATTATATTCCCTTCTGCGCCTGTTGGACCGTCAATGTCTGCGGGTGCTGGGGAAGGGTGAAGCACCAACCGAAGAGGCGCACAAAGCGGTAGTAAAGACCTTTGTGGCTGGCGTGCTGGGTGGTCATCAGATCGTAGAAGGCCAGGTCAATCTGGCTTCTGGCGATGGGCGCGCCGTTCATTTTGGCGTGCAGCATGGCGTCGTGGAACAGGGAAGGGAGGAGCATGTCCGGCGGGGTGGTTCCCCAGGTGACGCCGTCCCAGCCGTAGCCGGGAGAGATGGTGAATGTGCCGCCCTCCGCTTTCAGATGGATGGCGGGGTCATACACGCTGGCGGCGGTCCAGTGGCCAAAGTCCGCCTTTTTCCTACCACTGGTCCAGCTGACAGCGTTTTTAGTGATGTAGAAGGGTTTGTCTTCGTAGAGGGTTCCTTCATACCATCCGGCCACGGCTTCCGGAGCCTTGACGGGAGCGGAGCACGAGTCCAGCGCCACGGCCATGCCCACCATTGTTAATAACAGGTAAATATCATGTGAATAAAAGGGAGAAGGCATAGGTTGACAGGGAGTGTTCCGAAGGGTTGCTTTTATTGGATTTCCAGCACGATGATTTCCGGAGGGCAGCAGAAGCGGAGGGGAAGAACGCTGCACCCCAGCCCGCGCGTGATGAGGAAGGGCGTGCCGTTCAGCTGGGACCAGGGATAGGAGAATTTGGCCTTCTCCCGGGAGATGTTAGCCAGGGGCTTGCCGCCGGGCAGGCAAATCTGTCCGCCGTGGGTGTGGGCGCTGATAACGGCGTCCGCCGTGCCGGGCTCCAGCAGGGGGAAGATGTCCGGCACGTGGGAGAGCAGGATGTGGGGGATGTCCGGGGAGAAGCGCAGCGGCAGTTCCTCCGGCCTGATTCTCAGGTGGTAGTCGTCCCGCACGGAGGAAAGCTGGAGGTCCCTCCCTCCGGGGAGGTGCAGCAGCAGGGAATCGTTCCACATGGGCAGGATGCCCAGCTCTGAGAACATGTTCCGCCACAGGTCCCAGCCGTAGTACTGGTCATGGTTGCCCTGCACGGCGAAGACGCCGAGGGGGGCTTTCAGCATCTTGAAGTATTCCCGGGCGGTTTCCGGGCTCATGCTGCTCTCCCGGGTGTGGCCGTTGGCGTAGTCCCCCAGCAGGAAGATCATGTCCGGCTGCGCCTCCATGATTTTTTCCATGTACCGGCGCGCCTGGTCGCCGCCGTTCGGGCGCAGGTGGAAGTCTCCGGCGATCACGATCCGGAGCGGGGAGCCGCCTTTTTCCTTCCACTGCGGCACTTCCTGCGCGGTTGTGACGGTTTCCACGCGCCTGGGTTCCACCTGCCACGCCCACATGAATAAGGAAAAGCCGATCATCAGTATTGAGACAGAGATGATTGCAAGTTTGTTGAGAAGGGGATGACGCGGGCGTGACTTCATGCGGGGCGGGCTCCGGACTGATGATGAAGCATTTCGCCCGGTTTTCAATCATTCGTGTTTGCCAATCGGGATTTTGCTGGTATGATCTGTCCCGCTCAAGGTGGGGCTGTCCGATGACTGCAGGCCCATCTTCATATTAACATCCTAATACCATGCAGTTTACACACGAAATCGAACAAATGTGTTGCGTCAAGAAAGGCTGCAACCATGGTCCGGCCCCCATCCCGCAGGAAGGCAACTGGACGCAATCCAAGGAGATCACGGATATTTCCGGCCTGACCCACGGCGTGGGCTGGTGCGCTCCCCAGCAGGGCACCTGCAAGCTGACGCTGAACGTCAAGAACGGCATCGTTGAAGAAGCCCTTGTGGAAACCAGCGGCTGCTCCGGCATGACCCACTCCGCCGCCATGGCCGCGGAAATCCTGCCCGGCAAGACCGTGCTGGAAGCGATGAACACGGACCTCGTGTGCGACGCCATCAACACCGCCATGCGCGAACTGTTCCTGCAGATCGTGTACGGCCGCACCCAGAGCGCTTTCTCCGAAGGCGGCCTGCCCATCGGCGCCGGCCTTGAAGACCTCGGCAAGGGCCTCCGCTCCCAGATCGGCACCCTGTACGGCACCCGCGCCAAGGGCCCCCGCTACCTGGAAATGGCTGAAGGCTACATCACCAAGCTGGCTTTGGACGAAGACGGTGAAATCATCGGCTACGAGTTCGTCCGCATGGGCCCGATGATGGAAATGATCAAGAAGGGCATGGATGCCAATGAAGCCCTGGCCAAGTGCACGGGCAACTACGGTCGTTTTGACGAGGCCGCCAAGTACATCGATCCTCGTCACGAATGAGATTGAATTAAGAAGAGATTATCAACTTCAAGCACTATTACCATTATGCCTCTTTTCGAATCCTACGACCGCCGCATCAAGCAGATCAATGAAGCCCTGGCCAAGTACGGCATCGGCTCCATTGAAGAAGCGGAACAACTCTGCCTTTCCAAGGGCATCAACGTTCGCGAAATCGTGAACGGCATCCAGCCCATCGCGTTTGAAAACGCCGGCTGGGCCTACGTGGTGGGCGCCGCCATCGCCATCAAGAAGGGCTGCACGAAGGCCGCCGACGCCGCTGAAGCTATCGGTGAAGGCCTCCAGTCCTTCTGCATTCCAGGTTCCGTTGCGGACGACCGCAAAGTGGGCCTGGGCCACGGCAACCTGGCCGCCATGCTCCTGCGTGATGAAACGGAATGCTTCTGCTTCCTGGCCGGCCACGAATCCTTTGCCGCCGCTGAAGGCGCCATCGGCATTGCCAAGTCCGCCAACCGCGTCCGCAAGCAGGACCTGCGCGTCTGCCTGAACGGCCTCGGCAAGGACGCCGCGTACATCATCTCCCGCATCAACGGGTTCACGTACGTGCAGACCAAGTTCGACTACGCTTCCGGCAAGCTGAACATCGTCCAGGAGAAGGCTTTCTCCAAGGGCCCGAAGGCCGCCGTGCGCGTGTACGGCTGCGACGACGTGCGCGAAGGCGTGGCCGTCATGTGGAATGAAGGCGTGGACGTTTCCATCACCGGGAACTCCACCAACCCCACCCGCTTCCAGCACCCGGTGGCCGGCACCTACAAGAAGGAATGCAACGAGAAGGGCAAGAAGTACTTCTCCGTGGCTTCCGGCGGCGGTACGGGCCGCACCCTGCACCCGGACAACATGGCTGCCGGTCCCGCCTCCTACGGCATGACTGATACCATGGGCCGCATGCACTCCGACGCCCAGTTCGCCGGTTCCTCCTCCGTGCCCGCCCACGTGGAAATGATGGGTCTCATCGGCATGGGCAACAACCCGATGGTCGGCGCTTCCGTAGCGGTGGCCGTGGCTGTTGAAGAAGCCGCCAAGCAGAACGCCTGAGTTCCCTGTTGAGAAATTCACAGAGCCGCTTCCCTGAATGCAGGGAGGCGGCTCTTTTTTAGCCCGGTTAACGAGGGAAGGGTGAGGAAGAAGGGGCCGGGCTCCCGCTGATTCCTTCCGGAAATCAGCTGCCGATGCGGAACCGTCCGTCCCGCTCCGTGCGCGGAGGCAGCCCGCGTGAAGGCGCGGATCTTCTGGAAACAGTAATTGGTCTGGCTGCGGCCGGCCTGACCACGCGGATTTCCGTGCGCCCGGGAGAAGCGGGTACAACAGTTTTCCCGGGTTCCGCGGCGCGGACCGGAGAAGGGGCCGGGGCTGTTCCGGCCACCAGTTTCTGCTGTTCATGGGCCTTGTAGGCGCGCTGCAGGGTAAAATCCCTCCGTTCCCCGGGTTTCAGGGAATAGTCCGCCTTTTTGGACTCTCCGGCCTTTTGAGCCAGGGGTTCCACGCGCTGCTGCAGCTGCGCGGCGGCGGCCAGCTTGCCGTCCACCCACTCCGGATTCCATTCCGGGGTTGAACTTTTCAGGGATTGAAGGAGCTCCGCGGCTTTCTTGCCGCTTTCCATGGCTGCCTTGTAATCGCCCTCCTTCTCCAGCCGCGCGGCTCGCGTCAGGGAAAGGTTGGCTTCGTAAAACGTGTCTCCGGGATCGCCAAGGGCCGTCATGGACGCCAGGATCATGCAGAGCAGGGAACAGGGCAGAAGATGTCTTTTCATGATTGTTGGCACTATAGCATGCGCGTCCGTTTTGGAAAGGCCTTTCTTCCGGCATGTGTAAGAAGGTGATATGATTGAACCGGATCAATGGAAACCGAAACCGATCGGAGGAGGCACAGAACTATCTTAAGGAAGCAGAAAAGGGATTTGAGCGCAAGAGAGAGAATTTTAAGAAGATAATCAGAGTTTCAGAAGAGAGAGTGGCTTTTATTTGACCGGCCTCAACTTGACGGAAAGGCGGGAGTGCCGTATGATGGTTCAGACCTGTAATATGACCCGGAACGAGCCATCATCCCTCCCAGCGCAGCCGATCGAGGAAGACCCCAGATACCTGACGGAACAGATTGTGACGTATCTGGGTAATAAGCGTTCCCTGCTGCATTTCCTGGGTACGGGGCTGGAACAGGTGAAAAGCCGCCTGGGGAAGGAGAAATTGAAGGCAGGGGATTTGTTTTCCGGCAGCGGCATTGTGGCCCGTTTTCTGAAGAAGCATTCGGAGGAATTGATTGTCAATGATCTGGAGGAATACAGCCGCATCGTCAACACCTGCTATCTGAGCAACCCGGAGGAAGTGGAGAATCTGGAGCTGGAGAGGCATTACCGGCGCCTGCTGCGGTATATGGAGGAGCATGAATCCCCGGGTTTCATCACGGATTTGTACGCTCCCAAAAATCCGGACAGCATCACGCCGGAAGACCGCGTTTTTTATACGCGCCGCAATGCCGTGTACCTGGATACGGCCCGGCGGACCATCAACCTGCTTCCGGAAGAAGTCAGGCCGTATTTCATCGCCCCTCTTCTGGCGGAGGCCTCCGTGCATACAAACACGTCCGGCGTGTTCAAGGGATTTTACAAGGACAAGCAGGGAGTGGGCAAATTCGGCGGCACGGGCGGCAACGCCCTGGCCCGCATCCTGGGGGATATTTCTCTGCCGTTTCCCGTGTTTTCCAGATTTGGATGCCAGTATTCCATTCATTGCCGGGATGCCAATGAACTGGTTGCGGAATTGCCGGAGATGGATGTGGTGTATCTGGACCCCCCTTATAACCAGCATCCGTACGGCTCCAATTATTTCATGCTGAACCTGCTGTCTTCCTATGAAAAGCCGGAGGAGACCAGCCGCGTTTCCGGCATTCCCACGGATTGGAAGCGCTCCACGTACAACAGCCGCCAGCATGCTCCGGCGGCCCTGTTCCGGCTGCTGGAAGAGTGCCCGGCCAGGTTTATTCTGCTTTCCTACAGTTCGGAGGGATTCATCAGCTATGAGGAGATGACGGAGTTCCTGGGGCGCCTGGGCCGCATTGTGACGCTGGAAACGCCGTACGCCACCTTCCGGGGGAGCCGGAATCTGAGGAACCGCCCGCAGAACGTGACGGAGTTCCTGTTCCTGGTGGAACGTTTTTAACGGGAAGGGGAGGTAGACGACATGCAAGCCCATCTGGAACGTTTCATCCGTTTTCTGGCCGCAGAGAAAGGCTTGAGCGCCGCCTACCAGCTTTCCGTGAGGCAGACGCTGGAGGAGTTTGCCCGGTTCCTGGGAACGGAGGACGCCGATCTTTCCCAAGTGGACATCGGCAGGCTTACGGAGTTTCTGCGGCATTTGCAAATCCGCGGCATGGCCCGCAGTTCCATGCGGGTGGAAATGGTGCATCTGCGTATTTTTTTCCGCTGGCTGGCCGGGATGGGTATTCTGGAGAAAGACCCCTCCGCTTTTCTGGAAATGCCCCGGCAGGGGCTGTCTCTTCCCCATGTGCTGGATCAGCAGACCGTTTCAAAGCTGCTTGAAAGCATTGATGTTCAAGACATTCCTCTTGGGTGCAGAGACAGGGCGCTGCTGGAGATGATTTACGCCTGCGGCATGCGTGTGAGTGAGGTAATCAACTGCAAGTTAGAGAGTTTTGATGCTGATGACGCGTTCGTCAGAGTCATGGGGAAGGGGGACAAAACGCGGCTGGTTCCCGTGGGAAGATCGGCCCT containing:
- a CDS encoding tetratricopeptide repeat protein, with amino-acid sequence MDEEKWKEELEKWEHEIALNPENAEAYSKRGTVLFVLGRKKEALDSYNRALEINPEYEKAWNNKGVLLGYCGRKKEALDCYIKALQINANHEKIRRNRRVLIGSDEFWDSLSGDSLPDLWSGDEDFNILASREKLKDCSGKDLQSIRHLWVEQYRLLHLLSADLDQVGHYTSTNVFETLLQEQEETKGKATPLLLCSLAAANDPTEGTVFQSLLGVDCMPFQRIHSNLAVLQTSFSSSIGSLNQFRLYGKNNGEEGTGLCLVFNRSFFAGPGETSMVAVKRDQEQSSEEEGAACRKLPLYWVLYYDRDSEHVYYTPACIEYSLNKEFKMKKNSVKKTDLKKVEDIGKSLKRIRDHFKAISKEYQQTALEMLIYLRHLVKDAAFKDEKELRILSLHPYNDHDSSLKVLPGKNCLSVDYLSVIHEEEEYLEKVIAGPKLRDFPNLVDVAKFRLHRLGGKKEVEFCQSQAPLS
- a CDS encoding iron-sulfur cluster assembly scaffold protein; the protein is MQFTHEIEQMCCVKKGCNHGPAPIPQEGNWTQSKEITDISGLTHGVGWCAPQQGTCKLTLNVKNGIVEEALVETSGCSGMTHSAAMAAEILPGKTVLEAMNTDLVCDAINTAMRELFLQIVYGRTQSAFSEGGLPIGAGLEDLGKGLRSQIGTLYGTRAKGPRYLEMAEGYITKLALDEDGEIIGYEFVRMGPMMEMIKKGMDANEALAKCTGNYGRFDEAAKYIDPRHE
- a CDS encoding GGGtGRT protein; this encodes MPLFESYDRRIKQINEALAKYGIGSIEEAEQLCLSKGINVREIVNGIQPIAFENAGWAYVVGAAIAIKKGCTKAADAAEAIGEGLQSFCIPGSVADDRKVGLGHGNLAAMLLRDETECFCFLAGHESFAAAEGAIGIAKSANRVRKQDLRVCLNGLGKDAAYIISRINGFTYVQTKFDYASGKLNIVQEKAFSKGPKAAVRVYGCDDVREGVAVMWNEGVDVSITGNSTNPTRFQHPVAGTYKKECNEKGKKYFSVASGGGTGRTLHPDNMAAGPASYGMTDTMGRMHSDAQFAGSSSVPAHVEMMGLIGMGNNPMVGASVAVAVAVEEAAKQNA
- the murA gene encoding UDP-N-acetylglucosamine 1-carboxyvinyltransferase, which codes for MEKLVVHGGFTLRGAVNISGSKNASLPILAASLLTDEPVVVRRVPDVSDTNFMVQIMGQLGASVERSSGNVRVEARNLHSEATYEQVRKMRASICLMGPLMARMQRCVIPLPGGCVIGDRPVDLHIRAIQALGARVQIERGNLIIEAPGGLKGATVDLSGDHGPTVLGTDNLMMAAVLAEGTTVIESAASEPEVVDLANFLIKLGANIQGAGTRRIVIEGVEKLRGCNHTVIPDRIEAGTFMVAAAMMGDGVTLRRVCEEHMAVVTDLLRKCGHHVEFNERGDTVTIIAGNTPKCGEIKTAPYPGYPTDMQAQMTALFATTPGISVVKDTIFPQRFMHCSELKRMGANIKVDNGTAVISGVETLSGAPVMASDLRASAALVLAALKAEGTTEIHRLYHIDRGYEMIDEKLLAIGAAVERQPDDDN
- the aroC gene encoding chorismate synthase; the protein is MSSSFGQVFRISTWGESHGAGVGVVIDGCPSLVPVTEEVIQRELDRRRPGQSDIVTPRKEEDCAEILSGVLDGKTLGTPIAISVRNKDHRSSAYDEMAHTYRPSHADYTYDTKYGIRAWAGGGRASARETIGRVAAGAVARAVLKQAFPDMDVLAWVDRVHHVKASVDWEAVTASVIESNIVRTADPSVVEAMIAAIKEARDSGNSLGGVVKCVVRGCPPGLGDPVFDKLDATLAHAMMSIPATKAFAVGSGFEAADMTGLEHNDPFYMRDGHVHTVTNHSGGIQGGISNGEDILMRIGFKPTATLMIDQQTVNQAGEDARLKGRGRHDACVLPRAVPIVEAMAWLCLCDHYLRQRCQRAL
- a CDS encoding HU family DNA-binding protein — translated: MNKAQLIELIQNKLGADTTKKHAEEALAAVLESIKEGVQESGKVQIIGFGTFATKTREARTGRNPKTGKAINIPASKTVAFKASSALKD
- a CDS encoding tyrosine recombinase, giving the protein MQAHLERFIRFLAAEKGLSAAYQLSVRQTLEEFARFLGTEDADLSQVDIGRLTEFLRHLQIRGMARSSMRVEMVHLRIFFRWLAGMGILEKDPSAFLEMPRQGLSLPHVLDQQTVSKLLESIDVQDIPLGCRDRALLEMIYACGMRVSEVINCKLESFDADDAFVRVMGKGDKTRLVPVGRSALEALKAYLEKGRPKLVKPGTKSHIFLTVRGRPLTRERVRQILQERARAAGIDQHVFPHILRHSFATHLLENGADLRIIQEMLGHADISTTQIYTHLEQQRLNAIHHRFHPRG
- a CDS encoding metallophosphoesterase — its product is MIGFSLFMWAWQVEPRRVETVTTAQEVPQWKEKGGSPLRIVIAGDFHLRPNGGDQARRYMEKIMEAQPDMIFLLGDYANGHTRESSMSPETAREYFKMLKAPLGVFAVQGNHDQYYGWDLWRNMFSELGILPMWNDSLLLHLPGGRDLQLSSVRDDYHLRIRPEELPLRFSPDIPHILLSHVPDIFPLLEPGTADAVISAHTHGGQICLPGGKPLANISREKAKFSYPWSQLNGTPFLITRGLGCSVLPLRFCCPPEIIVLEIQ
- a CDS encoding DNA adenine methylase, yielding MTRNEPSSLPAQPIEEDPRYLTEQIVTYLGNKRSLLHFLGTGLEQVKSRLGKEKLKAGDLFSGSGIVARFLKKHSEELIVNDLEEYSRIVNTCYLSNPEEVENLELERHYRRLLRYMEEHESPGFITDLYAPKNPDSITPEDRVFYTRRNAVYLDTARRTINLLPEEVRPYFIAPLLAEASVHTNTSGVFKGFYKDKQGVGKFGGTGGNALARILGDISLPFPVFSRFGCQYSIHCRDANELVAELPEMDVVYLDPPYNQHPYGSNYFMLNLLSSYEKPEETSRVSGIPTDWKRSTYNSRQHAPAALFRLLEECPARFILLSYSSEGFISYEEMTEFLGRLGRIVTLETPYATFRGSRNLRNRPQNVTEFLFLVERF